The Triticum aestivum cultivar Chinese Spring chromosome 4B, IWGSC CS RefSeq v2.1, whole genome shotgun sequence sequence GACGAGCTGCCATGGTAGCCAGCGGGGTTGCGATGACACCACGATGGAACTAATGACCATGGATGGATGTGGCCCAGCGAGCAGAGATGTCTGGCGTTGTGAGGCTAGCCGCCGCGACCGCGGGTGGGAGTTGGGGGCCGGTTTGCTGCAAGCCGCAAAGTCTCATCTGTTTTTTTGCGCCCTCATTCACTTCCCTGTGTGTGGGTGGTGtggttctttttctttctttttttgtatgAGACGAAGGGAAAGACAAAGGGCGCAGATCCAACGGTTCCAGCCATCTCGATCGAATGTCTTTGACGGGGACCCATCTAGTGCCTGCGCCGGTAAACCGGCACAGAGCGCTGCCCAGAAACAACACAGCAACCGATCTTGCTTGCGTGCaaccttttttcttttcctttttcctatttTCCGCTTAAGAAACATTGAATGTTCTGATAGAGAGTAGCTAAAGATGCGCCGCCAAGAAAATCAACAATTTTGGGGGGCAACTTATTCTCGATCGAAATCTTCAGTGTATAGGAGGAATCAACAATTTTTGGGGGCAATTTATTCCTTCGCTGTATGCTTCATGTTAGAGAATAGCTGAAGATGCGCCGCCAAGAAAAATCAGGTAACTGAAGTAGCGATTTAGGACTAGTTAATTAGGTAAATCTTTCATTCTTACATATTCATCACTCCATCCATAGTGGAGATAGATGAAGCAATTACAGGGAGACAtgcgcacacacatacacacaaggACACCATGGGCAGAGCATAGGCGGAGAGCGAGCAAGCAAATCACACGCACACGCACCCTTGCTCGACTCCATCAGATCAGACGCTCGTTATTCAAGTATACTCTCACACCATCACACGTACGTACGTACGAGTGCATGCAGCTTAACAGTTGCAGGGGTTGCACTTGCAGTTGTCGCCGCAGCTGCAGCCCTCGCCGGACTGCCCGGCGGCCACCTCGAACTGCCCCGCCTTGTTCTCAGGAGCCACGCCGAGCACGACCACGGCGGCGACCTGGGCGGCGGCGCTGCCCTGCTCTGTCAGATCAGGGTACATCTTCCTGCAACGGGCGAAGGCAACCGGTCGGCGAATCAGATCAATAGTTCATCACCACAAAAGGAACTGGTGCTTGATCAGCTAAAGGGGTCACCAGATGAAGTAGTAGATAAATAGCACGAGAGTATTTTTGCAAGGAGAAGCATCCATTAAcgtcaatcaaaaaataaaaaataaaaaaaagcatCCATACCCGCACTTGCAGTCTGAGCCGCAGCTGCAACCGGATCCACAGTTGCAAGACATCCTCCAAATCTGTgaacccaaaaagatttcaagGAGAAGAAGATGGGCTTTGGTATCGGGGATGATGATGAGCACAATTGAATTGAATGGATAGCCTCCCACCGGCGCCACTATTTATAGCCGAATGGTGTACACAAGCTTTGGTAGCGTATAAGAGGAGGCCACGCTAGTCTAGCTAATAAGCTGCTGTTGCGTGGCACGATGCTACACGTACGCCGGCCTCCCGGAATTAGTCCAATTTCTCGAAATCGATTGCCTTAAGATAGAGACAGAAAGCTCTCCACTCGATAATTTTGATTATCCTTGAGGCAGTTAGAGGTAATTCCCTCCGTTGCATAATACAGGAGCGTTTTTTACATTACATGTGAATTTCTTGTACTAGTGATAAAAGGGGTTGCAGTAGCTGGTTAAGTTAAGCACAAAGACAATCTGAGCTGATCTTTCTGGTTGCTTTCTGAAAAACGAATAAAAAAATATCCAAGCCCACTAATAATAGTTTGGCACGCCAACAAATCCAACGTATGGACCTCCTCTACCTTCAAATCTCTCTCTCTGGGTTACATTCGCAGTATACTGTTCCTTGATGAAGACGTGGATGGTTTGTGTCAAAAGGAATAATGCCTAGTTgacttcccttcccttcccttccccttcTTTTGATTTCACACTATTCGACATCATTTTGTATCTtctcgaaaagaaaagaaaaatctatGATTTTCTATATATGACTTTCTCAACCGCAAGGCGGCAAGAAATGGGCCTTTCTTTGTTGCTTCTCAAAATTTCTTTTGCGGTACATCAAGTAGCTTTTAGATATTAAACAAAGAACCATTCATTCAATATCTATCTACAAATTGTAGGGAATAAAAGTGTATATTTCtatattttttaaaagaaaatatGGTGAACATAAGTactttctttgtttttgttttttgtgggTAACTTTCTTCTTATTTTACTAGTTCCCTCTGGAATTGAGAGGGGACATAACGAATTAGTACTTTGTAAGCATGGGTACACTTTTTTCTCGAATGTTAAGCATGGGGTATACTTGTACTGGAAGCAATTGTTTTCTCCACTCCAATTGCAAGTCCCCTCGCAAAAAAAAATTTGGAAGTCACAGTTTTCTGTTTCAGGAAGAGCCCGTATCAATCACAATGGTAGGCATTACCAGCAATGATCATTATGAAGACTACTATAtgagaactactccctctgtaaactaatctAAGAGCGTTTAAATCACTTAGTATTTTTTTGATGATGCTAGATCACAACTTGTTTGTTTTAGTTCTTGTAACCAAGACCGCAACAAAACATCACATCCAATACGTCGACAATCTAGAAGGAGATATTTTATTTTGATGCGGGACATAGAAAACTTTATCACAAAACATTAACAAAGATTATGTCACATCCTTAGGTACTAACTAGTCCTGCACGTCCAAAACAAAAGAGAATTGAGTACTGGACAAACTCCACGGCGGAGAATATCTCATCAACAGAAACTCAACAAGGCCTATTGTCTCCTAGGAATCATAGTTTCAGAATAAATCTTCATATCACAGTTTGAAGACTTTTTTTAATGACGTCTTGGCTGCACATGGATTATGAAGCTAGTTGAAGCTATTCGTTCCAATAATTACTTCCAATCTCAAGGAAGAACAATCCTAGGCAGGTTTATAAACTATGGCTACAAACGTGGAAACATCACGCATCAGATCACAAGAGTCTTCAGTGAAAAAGAAGTTGGCATATTTTGCAGTAAATTTCTATTAGATTCAACTAACATCCTGGAATTATTGGCTACGTCACTTATCAATGCCTAGTTTCTTAAAATTGTTGATGTGACTTGTGAGTTTGAAACGCTTGCGCCCGTATCCAAAAGATAACTTTCATGCCTAGATTTCAAGTTGAAGTTGGTTTCTGTCGCTTACCGGTTTGAAATTCTTCGCACTTTGTATCAGAAAGATAGCTTTCATGCGTAAATTTCAAGCCGAAAGATGCTTGCTGCTACTTGTCACTTTGAAACGCTTCCTGTTTCACATGGTCATTCAAATTCAGCAAGTTTAGAGGATTGGTTTGGCAGTTGTACCGTGCTTTTTCAGAAATGACAACGCTTCCAGGAGTAGGTTCATTTTGTTCAGACTTAATACCCAAGTGAGCTGGGGCATGATGTTGTCAACAATATACCAATATATATGGACTTTTTTTCGAAATCATGAACTGGCTCCATTGAACTGGTAGCATATACAGTATATAAATACCAATATCTGTATCAGAAAGATAGCTTTCATGCGTAAATTTCAAGCCGAAAGATGCTTGCTGCTATTTGTCACTTTGAAACGCTTCCTGTTTCACATGGTCATTCAAATTCAGCAAGTTTAGAGGATTGGTTTGGCAGTTGTACCGTGCTTTTTCAGAAATGACAACGCTTCCAGGAGTAGGTTCATTTTGTTCAGACTTAATACCCAAGTGAGCTGGGGCATGATGTTGTCAACAATATACCAATATATATGGACTTTTTTTCGAAATCATGAACTGGCTCCATTGAACTGGTAGCATATACAGTATATAAATACCAATATCTGTATGTAGATGGACAGTTGAGAGTTGACAGGAAAAGTAATGGCCTGGTAGATCCAAAATGCTGCAGCCGGGAATGTTGAGAAAAAAAAAACGACTGCATTTAACTTGCGATCGGACTGAGAGAGTACATTTGAATGGAGCCGTTTTCTAAGCACAGGAAGACAAGGGTGGTAAAAAAAAACACAGGAAGACAAGGGTGGTAAAAAAAAAACAATGGAcacacccaccgtggggctcgaacccacgaccataaggttaagagccttgcgctctaccaactgagctagacAGGCTGGTTTGGATAAATGTTTTCAGCATCCTAATTGCTCTCTGTACTCAGAAAAAGTTGACAAACGGTGACCTAAATTATTGAAATACAATAAATAGACATCAACAAAGTTGCTTAACTTTGGCGCGAGTTTCAGCAGACACTAGTCACCAACAATGAAAATACATGGCATCTGGACCAAATGGACGTCAGTGCACCTCCATGAGACCATGACTTTGAGAAACAAAGCAAAGTACGCCTAGAGGTTTCAGTCAAGTTCTTGGTGATAGGTCACATGCAAAACCCACCAGTACACTGTCCTAAATGCAAATCAAATTATATTTATTTCCACACAAAAAATTACTGTAATATTTAGGACACTAGAAACAGCACTTGAATGAACCTTTTTGGTAGTACGCATTGCTGTTCCTATCAAAGACCAAAGCATACATACTGGTTACCCTTAGTTATTATTACACTGAATTTTCTAATACAATGGATGATCTATTCTGCAACACAGAAAATTAGAGCAATTTTTGCAACACGGGTCTACAGTGCATCTGTAAGCAGACAGTGCTCAAGGGGAAAAAATTGGAGAACAATTCTTCTCCAACGAGGGGCAAAGCCTTTTAGTCTACAATAACTTTGCTCAAATCGACACCTTGCGGATCCGAGGCATCCATAAGGTCTCTCAGGCCAACTCTCAGATCAGGTACTCCCTCTTGCAAGATGGCGCACACTGGAAATATCGGAACACCTTGCACTCTCCTCTTCAGTTCTTCATACATCTCGTCAGCTCCCACTTCATCTATTTTATTTGCAACAATCAACGATGGCCGCTTTGTCATGCCTTCTTGGTAATGCTCTAGCTCCACCACCAGATCGCGTAGCTGCTCCCATGGTGGGATACCCTTCCTACCGT is a genomic window containing:
- the LOC123091763 gene encoding metallothionein-like protein 1 is translated as MSCNCGSGCSCGSDCKCGKMYPDLTEQGSAAAQVAAVVVLGVAPENKAGQFEVAAGQSGEGCSCGDNCKCNPCNC